One bacterium DNA segment encodes these proteins:
- a CDS encoding lysophospholipid acyltransferase family protein, with amino-acid sequence MRPSYRLAAFLLRSLFRLTYRLDVVGLEQVPLDRPLILAANHQSNLDPPLIGAFYPREISFVAKKQLFARAWMARLLHHFNAIPIDRAGVDRRAIRAIRSRLEEGRDLIVFPEGTRSKDGRLGRPRAGLGMIVGAAEADVLPVLVLGSRLRPGLPGFRPTLRLQFGTVIARASLPLEGAVAGGESRSRSARAEALTAAVFGRIEAMHAAATRS; translated from the coding sequence ATGCGGCCCAGCTATCGTCTGGCCGCCTTCCTGCTGCGGTCCCTCTTTCGACTGACCTATCGCTTGGACGTGGTCGGCCTGGAACAGGTGCCCCTCGATCGTCCGCTCATCCTGGCGGCCAACCACCAGTCCAACCTCGATCCTCCCCTCATCGGCGCCTTCTACCCGCGCGAGATCAGCTTCGTGGCCAAGAAGCAGCTCTTCGCCCGCGCCTGGATGGCCCGCCTGCTCCACCATTTCAACGCCATTCCCATCGATCGCGCCGGGGTGGACCGGCGGGCCATCCGCGCCATCCGCTCCCGCTTGGAGGAAGGACGCGACCTGATCGTGTTCCCGGAGGGCACGCGCAGCAAGGATGGACGCCTGGGACGCCCCCGCGCCGGACTGGGCATGATCGTGGGGGCGGCGGAAGCCGATGTCCTGCCTGTCCTGGTACTGGGCAGCCGCCTGCGGCCCGGCCTGCCCGGCTTCCGGCCCACCCTGCGTCTGCAGTTCGGAACCGTCATTGCGCGGGCCAGCCTTCCGCTGGAAGGAGCGGTCGCGGGTGGCGAGTCCCGCTCGCGCAGCGCCCGGGCCGAGGCGCTGACCGCCGCCGTCTTCGGCCGGATCGAGGCCATGCACGCCGCTGCGACCCGCTCCTGA